The Pyxidicoccus sp. MSG2 DNA segment CGCAGGCGCGCTGCAATGCGTGCCACGTGGCGACGCTGACCACTGGAACCGCACACCGCTATGCCGAGCTGCGGGAGCAGAGCATTCATCCGTACACGGACCTGCTGCTGCACGACATGGGGCCCGAGCTTGGAGACAACTACCCTCAAGGTGTCGCCACCGGGCAGGAGTGGCGCACGGCGCCGCTGTGGAGCCTGGGCCTGCTCGAGCACACCAATCCCGGTGCGCGTTTCCTCCACGATGGTCGTGCCCGCACCATCGAAGAGGCCATCTTGTGGCACGGAGGGCAGGGCCGCGCGAGCCGGGACCGCTTCAAGGCCATGTCGAAGGAAGAGCGCGGCAAGCTGATCGACTTCGTGAACTCGCTCTGAGCCCTGGTGCGTTCCGGGGTGGAATCGTTCGAAGCGTTCACATCCGTGGCCGGGCGTGAACGCTCCCCAAGAGCTATAGTCCGCGGCCTCCCGAGAGAGGTGTGCGGATGCGGTGGGTGAAGAATCTCTACGTCCAGGTGCTGCTGGCCATCGCGGTGGGTGTCCTCCTCGGATGGCTGCGGCCGGACCTGGGCGAGTCGATGAAGCCCCTGGGTGACGGCTTCATCAAGCTGGTGAAGATGGTCATCGCACCGGTCATCTTCCTCACCATCGTCGCGGGCATCGCGAAGATGGGCGACCTCAAGCACGTGGGTCGCATTGGCCTCAAGGCGCTCATCTACTTCGAAGTCCTGACGACGGTGGCGCTCGTCGTGGGGCTGGTGGTGGTGAACACCCTGAAGCCCGGCGCGGGGATGAACATCGACCCGGCGCAAATCGACACCTCCGGCATCACCCAGTACCGCGCGTCCGCGTCTCAGCAGGGCACCATCCCCTTCCTCCTGGACATCATCCCGCATGACTTCCTGTCGGCCTTCTCCGAAGGGAAGCTGCTCCAGGTGCTGCTCGTCGCGGTGCTGACGGGCGTGGCGCTCACCCGCCTGGGGCCCATGGGCCATCGTGTGCTCGCTTTGTCGGACGACCTGGCCCAGGTCTTCTTCGGCATCGTCGGGATGATCATGAAGCTGGCGCCGCTGGGCGCATTCGGCGCCATGGCCTTCACCGTGGGCAAGTTCGGCGTCGAATCGCTCAGCTCGCTGGGACGGCTGCTCATCGCCGTCTATGTCACCTGCGCCCTCTTCGTCTTCCTGGTGCTGGGGCTGGTGGCGCGGCTGTCCGGCTTCTCGCTGTGGAAGCTCTTGCGCTACATGCGCAGCGAGCTGCTGCTCGTGTTGGGGACGTCGTCATCGGAGTCCGCGCTGCCTCGGCTGCTCAAGCGCCTGGAGGCGCTGGGCTGCGACCGGGGCGCCGTGGGGCTGGTGCTGCCCACCGGGTACTCGTTCAACCTGGACGGGACGTGCATCTACCTGACGATGGCGGCCATCTTCATCGCCCAGGCGGTGAACATCGACCTCACGCTGGGCGAGGAGCTCACCCTGCTGGGCGTGCTGC contains these protein-coding regions:
- the dctA gene encoding C4-dicarboxylate transporter DctA; the protein is MRWVKNLYVQVLLAIAVGVLLGWLRPDLGESMKPLGDGFIKLVKMVIAPVIFLTIVAGIAKMGDLKHVGRIGLKALIYFEVLTTVALVVGLVVVNTLKPGAGMNIDPAQIDTSGITQYRASASQQGTIPFLLDIIPHDFLSAFSEGKLLQVLLVAVLTGVALTRLGPMGHRVLALSDDLAQVFFGIVGMIMKLAPLGAFGAMAFTVGKFGVESLSSLGRLLIAVYVTCALFVFLVLGLVARLSGFSLWKLLRYMRSELLLVLGTSSSESALPRLLKRLEALGCDRGAVGLVLPTGYSFNLDGTCIYLTMAAIFIAQAVNIDLTLGEELTLLGVLLLTSKGAAGVTGSGFITLMATLAALHGKVPVEGVALLLGVDRFMSEARAITNVIGNAVATLVVSKWEGVRDDTVMHAELDSGPSPLEGMSLGHGT